The genomic DNA ggggcggggccggcggggtggggcggggccggcggggcacggcagggcggggccggcggggcggggcggggtggggcgggacCGGGCCGGGCTGGCGGGTGGGGCGGGCcggtgtggggcggggcggggccagtggggtggggcggggctgggccagGTTGGCGGgatggggcggggcggggcggggccgggccaggctggcggggtggggcgggccggtgtggggcggggctgggccgggctgggccgggccgggctggcgGGGTGGGCTGCGCCCCCATGCCGGAGCCTTGCCCACGGCCGCGTGCACGCTGCCCACAGGTGATGAAGACCATGGGCCTGAACAACGCGGTGCACTGGGTGGCCTGGTTCATCACGGGCTTCGTGCAGCTCTCCATCTCCGTGTCCGCGCTCACCGCCATCCTCAAGTACGGCCAGGTGCTCATGCACAGCCACGTGCTCATCATCTGGCTCTTCCTGGCCGTCTACGCCGTGGCCACCATTATGTTCTGGTGAGCGCCGGCTGGTGGCGGGAGCCTGGTGCGGGCACTGGCCGGGGCCGCCCACTTGCTTAGCCCCATGCTCTCGCAGCGGCGGCAGGGTGTCCCTTAAGTTCACCCCAAAACGTGTACACACCCTCTTGGAGCACCCCTGGACCCCAGCGGGGGCTTGCGGAGGAGGGCCTGGTGCGGGCGGGGGTCTGGGGGCTGATGGCCCGCCTGGCCCCGCCCAGCTTCCTGGTGTCCGTGCTGTACTCCAAGGCCAAGCTGGCCTCGGCCTGCGGCGGTATCATCTACTTCCTGAGCTACGTGCCCTACATGTACGTGGCGATCCGCGAGGAGGTGGCCCACGACAAGATCACGGCCTTCGAGAAGTGCATCGCGGTGAGCGTCCTGGGctggcggggccgggggcggggcgtcCATGCTCCTGCCCACGCACTGACTCCGCCGCCTCCCCAGTCCCTGATGTCCACCACAGCCTTTGGCCTGGGCTCCAAGTACTTCGCCCTGTACGAGGTGGCGGGCGTGGGCATCCAGTGGCACACCTTCAGCCAGTCCCCCGTGGAAGGGGACGACTTCAACCTCCTCCTCGCCGTCACCATGCTGATCGTGGACGCCGTCGTCTACGGTGTGCTGACCTGGTACATCGAGGCCGTGCACCCAGGTACTGGCCAACCCTGCGGAGGTGCGGGGGCAGGGGCCGGCTCTCCGGGCTTCTTCCTGTACGCGGCACGGCCGGCTCCCTGGGTGGGCACGTGGCCCAGTGGCGGACGGTCACCCGCAGGCCCCAGgtcagcctcccctcccctccccggcccccaggCATGTACGGGCTGCCCCGGCCCTGGTACTTCCCGCTGCAGAAGTCCTACTGGCTGGGCAGTGGGCGGACGGAAGCGTGGGAGTGGAGCTGGCCGTGGGCTCGCGCCCCCCGCCTCAGCGTCATGGAGGAGGACCAGGCCTGCGCCATGGAGAGCCGGCGCCTTGGTGAGGCGGGCACCAGCATGTTGGCGGGGTTCGGGTGCCGGGTTCGAGGGGCCCAGGGCGGCGTTGGTGCTGCTCCCGCCCCACTGACACCCGCCCTGCTGCAGAGGAGACGCGCGGCATGGAGGAGGAGCCCACCCACCTGCCCCTGGTCGTCTGTGTGGACAAGCTCACCAAGGTCTACAAGGACGACAAGAAGCTGGCCTTGAACAAGCTGAGCCTGAATCTCTACGAGAACCAGGTGGTCTCCTTCCTGGGCCACAACGGGGCTGGCAAGACCACCACCATGTGAGCGTCTCAGTGGCTGCCAGCCAGGGCAGTAGTCCCGAGCCAGCGGGGCGTTGGGGGGGGATCCTTGCAGGGGGTGCGGGGTCCTGACCCCACCTGCCCTACCCAGGTCCATCCTGACCGGCCTGTTCCCTCCGACGTCGGGCTCGGCCACCATCTACGGGCACGACATCCGCACGGAGATGGACGAGATCCGCAAGAACCTGGGCATGTGCCCACAGCACAACGTGCTGTTCGACCGGCTCACGGTGGAGGAGCACCTCTGGTTCTACTCGCGGCTCAAGAGCATGGCCCAGGAGGAGATCCGCAAGGAGATGGACAAGtgcgggggccggggcgggccggggcagGCCGGGGTGCAGGGTGAGTCCGGTAGCGCCTGTCCCACGCCCTCTTTTCCCCCCCGCCCAGGATGATCGAGGACCTGGAGCTCTCCAACAAGCGGCACTCACTGGTGCAGACGCTGTCGGGCGGCATGAAGCGCAAGCTGTCCGTGGCCATTGCCTTCGTGGGCGGCTCCCGCGCCATCATCCTGGACGAGCCCACTGCTGGCGTGGACCCCTACGCGCGCCGCGCCATCTGGGACCTCATCCTCAAGTACAAGCCGGGTGAGTGGGGCGCCAGGCTGGCACGGGGTCGGGCCGGGCCCCGCCTGACCCCGCCGGCCCCTGACCCTGGGTCCGGCCTCGCCCAGGCCGCACCATCCTCCTGTCCACCCACCACATGGACGAGGCTGACCTGCTGGGCGACCGCATCGCCATCATCTCCCACGGCAAGCTCAAGTGTTGCGGCTCCCCGCTCTTCCTGAAGGGCGCCTATGGCGACGGCTACCGCCTCACGCTGGTCAAGCAGCCCGCGGAGCCTGGGGGCCCCCAAGGTCTGTGCTGGGCCCTGAGTGGGCCCTTCCCCGGCCCATCCCACCGAGACCCTCGGCTGgagaggctgggcctgggccacCCTCTGTCAGCCGCCGTGTCTCAGCCTGGCTGGGGTCTTGCCAAGGGTTGCTCTTGCCAGCCCCCGAGTgactccctgcctccccccccaaagccagggctgcccccagcccccgagtgactccttccctgcccccccccagtcaggactgcccccagcccctgagtgactccctccctgccccccccagtcagggctgccccccagcccccaagtgactccctccctgtccctccagagccagggctggcccccagcccccgagtgactccctgcctcccccgcccagagccagggctgcccccagcccccgaGTGACTCCCTCCCTGACCCTCCAGAGCTAGGGCTGCCCCCCAGCCCCCGAGTgactccctgcctgcccccccccagtcagggctgcccccagcccccaagtGACTCCCTCTCTGTCCCCCCAGAGCCAGGGTTGCCCCCCAGCCCCCGAGTgactccctccctgtcccccctagagccagggctgccccccagcccctgagtGACTCCCTCTCTGCCCCgcccagagccagggctgccccccagcccctgagtGACTCCCTCTCTGCCCCCCCAGAGCCAGGGCTACCCCCCAGCCCCCGAGTgactccctgcctgccctcccccagtcagggctgcccccagcccccgagtgactccctccctgccccccagagccagggctggccTCCAGCCCCCGAGtgactccctccctgccccccagagccagggctggccTCCAGCCCCCGAGTgactccctgcctgtccccccagagccagggctgccccccagcccccgagtgactccctgcctgcccccccagagccagggctgcCCTCCAGCCCCCAAGTGACTCTATGCCTGCCCCCACAGAGCCAGAGCTGCCCCCCAGCCCCCGAGTgactccctgcctgcccccccgAGCCAGAGCTGCCCCCTCAGCCCCCGAGtgactccctccctgccctcccagagccagggctggccCCCAAACCCTCGAGtgactccctccctgcccccccagagccagggctggccCCCAAACCCTTGAGtgactccctccctgccctcccagagccagggctggccCCCAAACACTCGAGTGACTCCCTCCCTACCcccccagagccagggctggccTCCAGCCCCCCAGGTCGGGCCCAGCTGAGCAGCTGCTCTGAGACCCAAGTGTCACAGTTCATCCGTAAGCACGTGGCCTCCTGCCTGCTGGTCTCGGACACCAGCACGGAGCTCTCCTACATCCTGCCCAGCGAGGCCGCCAGAAAGGGGGCCTTCGAGCGCCTCTTCCAGGTGCGAGGGCCGAGCGCAGGGGCGCAGGCCGGGCCGGGCCCGGGTGGGCAggcgggcgggggaggcgggAGGCCTGCCTTGGACGCCCGCACAGGACGCCTCACCCGGCCCGTCCGCAGCACCTGGAGTGCAGTCTGGACAGCTTGCACCTGAGCAGCTTCGGGCTGATGGACACGACGCTGGAGGAGGTGTTCCTCAAGGTGTCCGAGGAGGACCAGTCGCTGGAGAACAGCGAGGCCGGTGAGGGGGCCCGGTGCTGCTGCGCCCACCACCCCGGGGGCCCGGACGGGGGCCTGGCACGGGCCCCTTCCTGGTCCTCGGGAGCACCTGCCGGGACAGGAGCCAGGGCCAGCCTGGGGTGCTGGGGTGGCCGTGGCAGCCGGAGGGCTTGGACGGTGGATGGGCTGGGGTCGGGCCTGTGGGCTGAGCAgcctctcccacggcagatgtGAAGGAGTCCAGGAAGGACGTGCTGCCCGGGGTGGGGGGCCCGGCGCCCGGGGAGGCTCCGTCCGGCAATCTGGCCCGGTGCTCAGAGCTGGCTCAGTCGCAGGCGTCACTGCAGTCGGCGTCCTCGGTGGGTTCCGCCCGTGGCGACGAGGGAGCCGGCTACACCGACGTCTACGGCGACTACCGCCCCCTCTTCGACAACCCGCAGGACCCCGACAACGTCAGCCTGCAAGGTGGGCACCGCCAGGCCAGGCCGGGTGGCGGGGATAGCGGGAGTTGGGGAGTGGCATGGGGCAGCGTGGagtggtgggggtaggggggtggtGTGAGGTGGCGTGGagtggtgggggatggggtggcagggggtggcgggggtggtgtggggtggggggtggcgtggggtggcagggggtggcgggggtgggggattGCATGGGGTGGTGTGGGGCGGTGTGGAGTGGTAGGGGTGGTGTGGGGTGGCGTGGAGTGGCAGGGGTGGCGTGAGCTGGCAGGGGTGGCGGGGTTGGGGGAATGGCATGGGCTggcaggggtggtggggtggtgtGGGGTGGTGTGGAGTGGCGAGGGGTGGTGTGggatggcaggggtgggggtatggcgtgggggtgaggggtggcatGGGGTGGCGTGGAGTGGTGGGGGGTGGCatggggtggtggggggtggcATGGGGTGATGGGGGTGGCGTGGAGTGGTGTGGGGTGGTGGAGGGGTGGCAGGGCGTGGCATGGGGTGGCGTGGAGTggtggggggtggcaggggtggtgggggtggggggatggcgtGGGGGTGCGGAGGTGGCGTGGGGTGGTGGGGATGGCgaggtagggtggggtggggcagtggcAGGGGGTGGCGGGGCAGCGTGGAGTGGTGGGGGGTagcaggggtggtgggggtggggggatggcgtGGGGGTGCGGAGGTGGCgtggggtggtggggatggtgaggtagggtggggtggggcggtggTAGGGGGTGGCGGGGCAGCGTGGAGTGGTGGGGGGTGGTGTGGCAtggggtaggggggtgggggttggCGTGGAGTGGTGGGGGTAGGGGGCGGTGTGTGGTGGCGTGGagtggtgggggtaggggggcggTGTGGGGTGGCGTGGagtggtgggggtaggggggtggtGTGGGGTGGCGTGGagtggtgggggatggggtggcagggggtggcgggggtggtgtggggtggaggtggtggggggtggtggggggcggcagggggtgggggattGCATGGGGTGGTGTGGAGTGGCGGGGGGTGGCGGGGGTGGTGTGGGGTGGTGTGGAGTGGCAGGGGTGGCGGGGTTGGGGGAATGGCATGGGCTGGCAGGGGTGGCGGGGGTGGTGTGGAGTGGCGTGGAGTGGCAGGGGTGGCGTGggatggcaggggtggggggatggcgtgggggtggggggtggcgtgGAGTGGTGGGGGGTGGCatggggtggtggggggtggcATGGGGTGATGGGGGTGGCGTGGAGTGGTGTGGGGTGGTGGAGGGGTGGCATGGGGTGGCGTGGAGTggtggggggtggcaggggtggtggGATGGCGTGGGGGTGAGGAGGTGGCGTGGGGTGGTGGGGATGGCGAGGTAGGGTGGGGCGGGGCAGTGTGGAGTGGGGGGGTGGTGTGGCAtggggtaggggggtgggggttggCGTGGGGTGGCGTGGGGTGGCGTGGGCGGCCCGCTGAGCCCCCGCTCTGTGCAGAGGCCGAGGCGGAGGCGCTCTCCCGGGTGGGCCAAGGCAGCCGCAAGCTGGAGGGCTGGTGGCTGAAGGCGCGGCAGTTCCACGGGCTGCTGGTCAAGCGCTTCCACTGCGCCCGCCGCAACTCCAAGGCGCTCTTCTCCCAGATCCTGCTGCCGGCCTTCTTCGTCTGCGTGGCCATGACTGTGGCCCTGTCTGTCCCCGAGATCGGTATGGCCCCCCCGGGCCCACACCCGCCCCAGTGggccctggctcctccccgccctGAGCCTCCTGGGACCCTTGGGGCCCAGCACCCGAGCTCGGGCACGTGGGACCCACTCGGGGCTCCGGCTCGCCCCCAGGTGACCTGCCCCCCCTGGTGCTGTCGCCGTCCCAGTACCACAACTACACGCAGCCCCGCGGCAACTTCATCCCCTATGCCAACGAGGAGCGCCGGGAGGACCGGTGAGGCCGGAGGGGCGGCCGCAGCGGGTGGGGGCTGgcggggggggaggggagcgggccCTGACTCGATGCCTGCCTGTCGGTGCCCCCAGACTGTGGCTGTCACCCGACGCCAGCCCCCAGCAGCTCGTGAGCACGTTCCGGCTGCCGTCAGGCGTGGGCGCCACCTGTGTGCTCAAGTCCCCGGCCAACGGCTCGCTGGGGCCCACGCTGAACCTGAGCAGCGGCGAGTCCCGCCTGCTGGCCGCGCGGTTCTTCGACAGCATGTGCCTGGAGTCCTTCACGCAGGGGCTGCCGCTGTCCAACTTCGTGCCGCCCCCGCCCTCGCCCGCCCCGTCCGACTCCCCTGTGTCCCCTGATGAGGACCCACTGCAGGCCTGGAACACCTCCCTGCCGCCCACCATCGGGCCAGGTAGCCAGCGGCTCGTGGGGGGGGGGCCTGCGGGGGCGCCAGCGTGGGTCTCACCGTGCCCCGCTGCTCCCACAGAGACATGGACCTCGGCGCCCTCTCTGCCACGCCTGGTGCGGGAGCCCGTCCGCTGCACCTGCTCCGCGCAGGGCACCGGCTTCTCCTGCCCCAGCAGCGTGGGCGGGCACCCGCCCCAGGTGCGCGTGGTCACGGGGGACATCCTCACCGACGTCACCGGCCACAACGTCTCCGAGTACCTGCTCTTCACCTCCGACCGTTTCCGGCTACACCGGTGAGCCTGGGGGTCCGGGGCTGCCGGCAGGGGTGCTGGCCGCCACCCGCCGGCctcactgcccctccccccctgTGTGCCCAGGTACGGGGCCATCACCTTCGGCAACGTCCAGAAGTCCATCCCGGCCTCCTTCGGCGCCAGGGCCCCGCCCATGGTGCGGAAGATCGCGGTGCGCAGGGCAGCACAGGTGAGCgtgcctggccctggggctgcgAGGTGTCCGGAGCCGCCGGCGGTCTGCAGTGACCCACGGGGGCTTCCGGGGCCTTTCCGGGCCTTGTTCTCCTCCCCCAGGTTTTCTACAACAACAAGGGCTACCACAGCATGCCCACCTACCTTAACAGCCTCAACAACGCCATCCTGCGCGCCAACCTGCCCAAGAGCAAGGGCAACCCGGCGGCCTATGGTAGGtctggtggggcaggggtggaggggtgggtggaGCAGGGGCCTGAGCTGCCCCCCCACACTGTGCGCAGGCATCACCGTCACCAACCACCCCATGAACAAGACCAGCGCCAGCCTCTCTCTGGACTACCTGTACGTgtggccgggccggggcggggccccTCTGTAGCCCCCAGCTGCACAGGGCTCACGGCTGCCCCTCCTCCAGGCTGCAGGGCACGGACGTGGTCATCGCCATCTTCATCATCGTGGCCATGTCGTTCGTGCCAGCCAGCTTCGTGGTCTTCCTCGTGGCCGAGAAGTCCACCAAGGCCAAGCACCTGCAGTTCGTCAGTGGCTGCAACCCAGTCATCTACTGGCTGGCCAACTACGTGTGGGACATGGTGCGCCCCACATGGCCACGGGGGCCCCAGCCGCCCCGGGCCCTTCCCCTACCCTGttccctgcaccccaccctgccccgggTCCCTCACgagccacccctgccctgcagctCAACTACCTGGTCCCAGCCACCTGCTGCGTCATCATCCTGTTTGTGTTCGACCTGCCGGCCTACACGTCGCCCACCAACTTCCCCGctgtcctctccctcttcctgctcTATGGGTAAGGGGGAGCGGGTGGAGGAGTGGTTGCAGGCAGGGTCCGGGGCCGCCCAGTGACTGCCACCCGCCGCTGCCTGCCCACCCACAGGTGGTCCATCACCCCTATCATGTACCCGGCTTCCTTCTGGTTCGAGGTCCCCAGCTCGGCCTACGTGTTCCTCATTGTCATCAACCTCTTCATCGGCATCACGGCCACCGTGGCCACCTTCCTGCTGCAGCTCTTCGAGCACGACAAGGTGGGGTGGTGGGGCGGTGGGGCAGGGGCGGTGGGGCGGTGGGCAgtagggcaggggcagtggggtggtggggtggtggggcggtggggcaggggcggtggggcggtggggcaggggcagtggggtgGTGGGCGGTGGGTGgtagggcaggggcagtggggcGGTGGGGCGGTGGGGTGGTGGGCGGtgggtggtggggcaggggcagtggggcagtggggtggtggggcaggggcagtggggtgGTGGGCGGTGGGCGGTGGGGCAGGGGCGGTGGGGCGGtggggtggtggggcaggggcagtggggtggtggggtggtggcgGTGggcggtggggcaggggcagtggggcggtggggcaggggcagtggggtggtggggcggtggggcagtggggcaggggcggtagggcggtggggaggtggggcaggggcggtGGGTGGTGGGGCAGTGGAgcggtggggcaggggcagggcctcaGCGGGCCGGCGGTGCTCAGGCTGTGCCGTGGCCCTCAGGACCTGAAGGTTGTCAACAGTTACCTGAAAAGCTGCTTCCTCATCTTCCCCAACTATAACCTGGGCCACGGGCTCATGGAGATGGCGTACAACGAGTACATCAACGAGTACTACGCCAAGATCGGTGAGGGGCGCCTGGGGCcggcggggcaggggcaggtgcacCTCCGGGAGGGGTCCGGGCGAGGAGGTGGCTGGGTGCTccctgaggccccaggctcaggcCCTGTGCCTGCCGCCCCACAGGCCAGTTTGACAAAATGAAGTCCCCGTTTGAGTGGGACATCGTCACACGCGGGCTGGTGGCCATGACGGTCGAGGGCTTCGTGGGCTTCCTCCTCACCATCATGTGCCAGTACAACTTCCTGCGGCAGCCACAGTGAGTGGGCTCCGGGCAGCCGGGAGGCAGGTGGCCGGGCCAGGGGATTGCCCACCCTTCCCTTGGGGCCACAGCGAGAGGGGCCCGTGGGTGTCGGCAGGAACgggggtggctgggtgggtgggtggggggcaggcacTGCCCACCCTGTCCTCCCAGGCGCATGCCCGTGTCCACCAAGCCCGTGGAGGACGACGTGGACGTGGCCAGCGAGCGGCAGCGAGTGCTTCGGGGCGATGCCGACAATGACATGGTCAAGATCGAGAATCTGACCAAGGTGGGCCTGGGTGGGGCGGGGCcacgggctggggctggggcgtgTGCAGGGACACTGGGGGACGCCCCGCGCCCGGCTGCCCCACTGAGTGGCGGCTCCCCTCCGCCAGGTCTACAAGTCCCGCAAGATTGGCCGCATCCTGGCCGTGGACCGCCTGTGCCTGGGTGTGCGTCCCGGCGAGTGCTTTGGCCTCCTGGGTGTGAACGGCGCGGGCAAGACCAGCACCTTCAAGATGCTGACGGGCGACGAGAGCACGACCGGGGGCGAGGCCTTCGTCAACGGGCACAGGTGCCGCAGGCGCGCCCTggctggcgggggtggggagatggggggtgggagtggggatggggggtgggatggggtggggatgggagtgggggtgatgggggtaggggttggggggatgggggtggcggtggggggtAGGGGTTGGGGGGATAGGGGTGGGGTTGTGGGGGTTAtgagggtgggggtgtgggggtgatAGAGGTGGGGGTATGGGGATGatggaggtgggggtaggggttggggaggtgggggtgggggtgatgaGGGTGGGGGCATGGGGGTGATGAGGGTGGggatgtggggggtggggggtggggagatggggtgggagtgggggtgatgggggtggagggtaggGGTTGGGGAgataggggtgggggtgggggtgatgggGATGGGGAGTAGAGGTTGGAGGGAtgtgggtggggagtgggagtgggggtgatggggtggggggtaggagtgggggtgatggggtggggggtgggagtgggggtgatggggtgggggtgggaatgggggtgatgggtggggggtggggagatggggtgggggtgggggtgatgaGGGTGGGGGTATGGGGGTGAGGAGGGTgaggatgtgggggtggggagtgggggtgatgggggtggggggctgtggggCTGTGCTTCCACGAGCTGACGGCAGCTGCGCCCCCAGCGTGCTCAAGGAGCTGCTCCAGGTGCAGCAGAGCCTCGGCTACTGCCCGCAGTTCGACGCCCTGTTCGACGAGCTCACGGCCCGCGAGCACCTGCAGCTGTACACGCGGCTGCGCGGCATTCCCTGGAAGGACGAGGCCCGGGTGAGGCCCGGCGGGGACGGGCGAGGGAGCCGGCGTGGTGGGCGGCTGACGGTCTGCCCCTGACCTCTGCCCTCGCTCACCTCGCCCAGGTGGTGAGGTGGGCGCTGGAGAAGCTGGAGCTGACCAAGTACGCGGACAAGCCGGCCGGCACCTACAGCGGCGGCAACAAGCGAAAGCTGTCCACAGCCATCGCCCTCATCGGGTACCCAGCCTTCATCTTCCTGGTGagcgcgggcggggccggggcggtcAGGTGCGGTGGCGAGCGCGTGCAGCGGCTGACTCTGCCGCCCACCCCAGGACGAGCCCACCACAGGCATGGACCCCAAGGCCCGGCGCTTCCTCTGGAACCTCATCCTCGACCTCATCAAGACGGGGCGCTCCGTGGTGCTCACGTCGCACAGGTAGGACACGTGCTCCCGGTCCCCTCCCCGCGCCGCGCCTCCGGTGCCAGCCCGTGCTCTGCCCGCAGCATGGAGGAGTGCGAGGCGCTGTGCACGCGGCTGGCCATCATGGTGAACGGGCGCCTGCGCTGCCTGGGCAGCATCCAGCACCTGAAGAACCGGTGAGCAGCGGGGGCGCTGGGGCCTGGGTGTGGGGTCCGTGGCGGGCGGGGTCTGGGTTCAGGCGGGGCGCCCCCGGGCTCCGGGCCACGAACCTGTCCTGCCAGGTTTGGAGACGGCTACATGATCACCGTGCGGACCAAGAGCAGCCAGAGCGTAAAGGACGTGGTGCGGTTCTTCAACCGGAACTTCCCGGAAGCCGTGCTCAAGGTGGGCGTGTCCCGGGGGGCTGGGCGTGCCCGGCACTGCCCGAGCATCCTCTGACCTACCCGTCCCCCAGGAGCGACACCACACGAAGGTGCAGTACCAGCTCAAGTCGGAGCACATCTCACTGGCCCAGGTGTTCAGCAAGATGGAGCAGGTGGCAGGTGTGCTGGGCATTGAGGACTACTCGGTCAGCCAGACCACGCTGGACAACGTAAGTACCCGGTTAGAACTCAGCTCCCTTGGGGTTTACCCCGCCCACTAGCATGCCCCGCCCACCCAGGCATGCCCCACCCACTCACCTGATCCGCCCACTCACTTGCCCCGCCCACTTATCTGCcccgcccaccttggcctgccctgcccactcAGCTGTCCCACACGCCCGGGCCTGACCTCGCCCACTGACCTCTTCCACCCACCAGGTGTTTGTGAATTTCGCCAAGAAGCAGAGCGACAACCTGGAGCAGCAGGAGACAGAGCCGCCTTCGGCACTTCAGTCCCCTCTCGGCCGCCTGCTCAGCCTGCTCCGACCCCGGCCTACCCCCACGGAGCTCCGGGCACTCGTGGCGGACGAGCCCGAGGACCTGGACACCGAAGACGAGGGCCTCATCAGCTTCGAGGAGGAGCGGGTGAGCAGGCTGCGGCATCACGGCCACTCGAGGCCCCACAGGGGCCGTGCAGGAGGTGGCTCAGGCTCCAGGGTCTGGGTGGGGGA from Microcebus murinus isolate Inina chromosome 12, M.murinus_Inina_mat1.0, whole genome shotgun sequence includes the following:
- the ABCA2 gene encoding ATP-binding cassette sub-family A member 2; this encodes MGFLHQLQLLLWKNVTLKRRSPWVLAFEIFIPLVLFFILLGLRQKKPTISVKEAFYTAAPLTSAGILPVMQSLCPDGQRDEFGFLQYANSTVTQLLERLDRVVEEGNLFDPARPSLGSELEALRQHLEALSASPHAWGSPSDRPAVSSFSLDSVARDPRELRRFLMQNLSLPNSTAQALLAARVDPPEVYSLLFGPSRTLDSESGLPRGQEPWSRLGGHPLLRMEELLLAPALLEQLTCAPGSRQLGQILAVPEGQETALQGYRDAVCSGQAAARARRFSGLAAELRSQLDMAKIAQQLGLDAPNGSEAQPQAPPPRRLQALLQDLLDAQKVLQDVDVLSALALLLPQGACTGRAPGAPASSPGGAANGTGAGAGAGSNATAEEGAPSAAAPTSPDSLQGQCSAFVQLWAGLQPILCGNNRTIEPEALRRGNMSSLGFTSKEQRNLGLLVHLMTSNPKILYAPAGSEADRVILKANETFAFVGNVTHYAQVWLNISAEIRSFLEQGRLQQHLHWLQQYVAELRLHPEALNLSLDELPPALRQDNFSLPNGSALLQQLDTIDNAACGWIQFMSKVSVDIFKGFPDEESIVNYTLNQAYQDNVTVFASVIFQTRKDGSLPPHVHYKIRQNSSFTEKTNEIRRAYWRPGPNTGGRFYFLYGFVWIQDMMERAIINTFVGHDVVEPGSYVQMFPYPCYTRDDFLFVIEHMMPLCMVISWVYSVAMTIQHIVAEKEHRLKEVMKTMGLNNAVHWVAWFITGFVQLSISVSALTAILKYGQVLMHSHVLIIWLFLAVYAVATIMFCFLVSVLYSKAKLASACGGIIYFLSYVPYMYVAIREEVAHDKITAFEKCIASLMSTTAFGLGSKYFALYEVAGVGIQWHTFSQSPVEGDDFNLLLAVTMLIVDAVVYGVLTWYIEAVHPGMYGLPRPWYFPLQKSYWLGSGRTEAWEWSWPWARAPRLSVMEEDQACAMESRRLEETRGMEEEPTHLPLVVCVDKLTKVYKDDKKLALNKLSLNLYENQVVSFLGHNGAGKTTTMSILTGLFPPTSGSATIYGHDIRTEMDEIRKNLGMCPQHNVLFDRLTVEEHLWFYSRLKSMAQEEIRKEMDKMIEDLELSNKRHSLVQTLSGGMKRKLSVAIAFVGGSRAIILDEPTAGVDPYARRAIWDLILKYKPGRTILLSTHHMDEADLLGDRIAIISHGKLKCCGSPLFLKGAYGDGYRLTLVKQPAEPGGPQEPGLASSPPGRAQLSSCSETQVSQFIRKHVASCLLVSDTSTELSYILPSEAARKGAFERLFQHLECSLDSLHLSSFGLMDTTLEEVFLKVSEEDQSLENSEADVKESRKDVLPGVGGPAPGEAPSGNLARCSELAQSQASLQSASSVGSARGDEGAGYTDVYGDYRPLFDNPQDPDNVSLQEAEAEALSRVGQGSRKLEGWWLKARQFHGLLVKRFHCARRNSKALFSQILLPAFFVCVAMTVALSVPEIGDLPPLVLSPSQYHNYTQPRGNFIPYANEERREDRLWLSPDASPQQLVSTFRLPSGVGATCVLKSPANGSLGPTLNLSSGESRLLAARFFDSMCLESFTQGLPLSNFVPPPPSPAPSDSPVSPDEDPLQAWNTSLPPTIGPETWTSAPSLPRLVREPVRCTCSAQGTGFSCPSSVGGHPPQVRVVTGDILTDVTGHNVSEYLLFTSDRFRLHRYGAITFGNVQKSIPASFGARAPPMVRKIAVRRAAQVFYNNKGYHSMPTYLNSLNNAILRANLPKSKGNPAAYGITVTNHPMNKTSASLSLDYLLQGTDVVIAIFIIVAMSFVPASFVVFLVAEKSTKAKHLQFVSGCNPVIYWLANYVWDMLNYLVPATCCVIILFVFDLPAYTSPTNFPAVLSLFLLYGWSITPIMYPASFWFEVPSSAYVFLIVINLFIGITATVATFLLQLFEHDKDLKVVNSYLKSCFLIFPNYNLGHGLMEMAYNEYINEYYAKIGQFDKMKSPFEWDIVTRGLVAMTVEGFVGFLLTIMCQYNFLRQPQRMPVSTKPVEDDVDVASERQRVLRGDADNDMVKIENLTKVYKSRKIGRILAVDRLCLGVRPGECFGLLGVNGAGKTSTFKMLTGDESTTGGEAFVNGHSVLKELLQVQQSLGYCPQFDALFDELTAREHLQLYTRLRGIPWKDEARVVRWALEKLELTKYADKPAGTYSGGNKRKLSTAIALIGYPAFIFLDEPTTGMDPKARRFLWNLILDLIKTGRSVVLTSHSMEECEALCTRLAIMVNGRLRCLGSIQHLKNRFGDGYMITVRTKSSQSVKDVVRFFNRNFPEAVLKERHHTKVQYQLKSEHISLAQVFSKMEQVAGVLGIEDYSVSQTTLDNVFVNFAKKQSDNLEQQETEPPSALQSPLGRLLSLLRPRPTPTELRALVADEPEDLDTEDEGLISFEEERAQLSFNTDTLC